The Aeromicrobium yanjiei DNA segment TCCTCGATGACGCTCACGAGACGGACCCCCAGCGTGACCGGCGGGTCCCACGACTCGTCGACGACACGATCGAGGTCGTCGTCGCTGAGCGAGGTGACGTACGCCTGCGTGGCCGCGGTCACGGCGCGGGCGTAGCCGACGAGCAGCTCGGGCGTCGTGGTGACGGCGCCCACCTCGTCCCGGCTGTGGCCGTAGCCGGTGTCCGAGGCGTCGAACGGCAGGCCGAGGCGCTTGTGCCACCCGGCCGACGTCCAGACCTGGTCGGTGCCGGCGGCGTCCGAGACGTGATCGTCCTGCACGCGCAGCAGGTGCCAGACGAGCCAGGCGATCGTGTTGGCGTCGGGCGTGATCCGGTGCGCCAACTGCTGGGGGGTGAGCTCGTCCAGGACCAGCTCGACCCCCTCGCCAATGCGTCCGAACGCGTCCTCGAGCAGATCGGCCGACGTGCTCATGAGCCCGGCCATTCGCCGGTGGCGCGCTCGAAGCCCTTGGCGCCCTGACGCTGGATCACTGCCTTGACGACTGCGTAGATCGCGCCCTGCAGCACGGCGGCGACGAGGATCTCCTTGAAGTCGTACTCGGACTCCAGGGGGCCCGGCGGGTCCGCACCCTCGCCGGCGCTCACCCGCTTCCAGATCTGCTTGAACAGCATGCTGGCGATGAGGCCGCCGACGATCGAGCTGACGAGCCCGACGGGGCGGTACAGGATCTTGGCGGACGTGCTGGGCTTGTTCTTGGCTGGCATGGCCTCAGGCTTTCGAGAAGACGTCGGTGAGGGTGCTGTTGAAGGCGTCGAGATCGTCGGGGTTGCGGGACGTGATGAGGTCCCACCCGCTCGCGGTGCAGTGGAAGACCGTTTCGTCGACCCACGTGCCGCCTGCATTGGTGATGTCGGTGCGCAGGCTGGGGAAGGAGGTCAACGTCTTGCCGCCGAGCACTCCGGCTTCCACCAGCGCCCACGGGCCGTGGCAGATCGCGGCGATCGGCTTGCCCGCGTCGACGAACGCCTTGACCAGCGCGACCGAGTCGGCGTCGCCGCGGACCTTGTCGGCGTTGACGGTCCCACCGGGCAGGATCAGCGCGTCGAAGTCGTCGGACGACGCCTGGGCGACCGTCAGGTCAGGATCGAAGGTCTCGTCCTTGTCGACGTCGCCGACCATCGATTGGACGGGCTCGGTCGCCGGTGCGATGAGCGACGGCGTGCCTCCCGCGTCCAGCACGGCCTGCCACGGCGACGTCAGCTCAGCCTTCTCGACGCCCACCTGCGAGGTGAGGAAGGCGATCTTCTTGCCGGTCAGTGCGCCCATGTGGGCTCCTTCGAAAAAACGTGCGGGCGCCACTCCCCCGAGGCGTCGCGCCCGCACGGCTGGGGGATGGTCAGCTCGCGATCTTCTCCTGGCGGACGACCGCGGCGCGTTCGCCCTCGGTCATCCCGCCCCACACGCCGTAGGGCTCGCGGACGCGGAGCGCGTGCTCGCGGCACTGCTCGATCACCGGGCAGCGCATGCACAGCTGCTTGGCCGCTTTCTCGCGACGCTCGCGTTTGGCGCCTCGCTCAGCCTCGGGCGAGAAGAAGACGGAGCTGTCGACGCCCATGCAGACGCCTTGGTACTGCCACTCATAGGCGTCCATCATGGGACCGGGGAGGCGATTGACGTTGACCATGTGACAGGTGTGCCCCTGCGGTTGCACATTCAAACATGTGTGGTTCACATTTACCCGTGGGTAACATGTGGCACATGACCACCACCGCTCGTCCGAACGCCGCCCCCGGCGAATCCCGCGTGATCACCGAGATCGACGGCCCCGTCGCGTACGTGAGCCTGAACCGTCCCGACAAGCTCAACGGCGTCGATCTCGACACCATCGACGAGCTCATCGCGGCGGCCACCGCGCTCAAGGAGAACCGGGAGATCCGTGCGGTCGTGCTGCAGGGCAGGGGACGCTCGTTCTGCGCCGGCCTGGACTTCGCCTCCGCGTTCACGGACAAGAAGCGGGTCGCCCGCTACTTCCTCGCCGGGCCGCGCCTGGTCAACCGCTTCCAGCGGGTCAACCAGGTCTGGCGCGAGCTGCCGGTGCCGGTGATCGCGGTCGTGCAGGGACATTGCTACGGCGCGGGCCTGCAGCTCGCCGCGTGCGCGGACTTCCGCTTCACGACGCCGGACGCGACCTGGTCGATCCTCGAGGCCAAGTGGGGCCTCGTTCCCGACATGGCCGGCACCGTCCCGTTCAGCGAGCTGCTGCCGGCGGACGTGCTGATGCGCCTGGCGATGACCGGCGAACAGCTCACGGGAGAGCGTGCGGTCGAGCTCGGCCTCGCGACCGAGGTCGCGGACGATCCGCTGGCCGCGGCCCTGGCGCTGGTCGAGCAGATCGCCCAGCGGTCCCCGGACTCGGTCGCCGCGACCAAGCGCTTGGTCTACGGGACGCGCCGCGGAAGCCTCCGCGCGACGTACCGGCTCGAGCGTCGCCTGCAGTCCGCGATGTTCAAGGCGCGCAACACCGCGATCGCCCGCAAGGCCGGCGCGGCCAAGGAGGCCCCCGTCTTCGGCCCCCGCACGTTCGGCTGATGCGGGCCGTACGCCGGTGGTTGCTAAGGTTTCGAAAGTGACTGACGAGAACCCGCAGCAGGCCCACGACAGCTCCGCGCCCAAGAAGGTCGCCAACCAGTACGAGCGTGACTACGACTACACGAAGTACTGGGACAACCGCGACTACGAGAACGGTGCCGAGCAGATCGCGATCCGTCGCCTGCTCAAGGGCAACCACTACCGCAAGGCCGCGGACATCGGCGGCGGCTTCGGCCGGCTGTGCCTGCTGCTGCGGACGTTCGCGGACGAGGTGACCCTGGCCGAGCCGGCCGCGTCGCAGCTCGAGGCGGCCAAGAAGGTGCTCGCCGGCACGGACATCAAGCAGGTCCAGATGCAGGCGGACGACCTGAAGTTCGCCGACGGCGAGCTCGACCTCGTGACGATGGTGCGCGTCATGCACCACATCCCGGAGCCGTCCGCGGAGTTCGCCGAGATCTCCCGCGTCCTTGCGCCGGGCGGCACCGCGATCATCGAGGTCGCCAACTACGGCCACTTCAAGAACCGGCTGCGCCACAAGAAGGAAGGCACGCCGCTGCCGACCGAGCCGGTCGACATCCGCCAGACCAAGGCCGACGAGCCCGACGCGATCGCGTTCGTCAACCACAACATCGACACGGTCGTCGGTCAGCTCGCCGCGGCCGGCCTGACGCTGGAGAGCAAGCTGTCGGTCTCCAACCTGCGCAGCCAGAAGCTCAAGAAGGCCCTGCCCAAGAGCGTCATGCTCGCGGCGGAGCGCATCTCGCAGAAGCGCCTGGCCAGGAACAACTTCGGCCCCAGCATCTTCCTCAAGCTCCGCAAGGCCTGATCCACCCCGCGCTGGGCCTGCCGGTGGTGGGCTCAGGTGGTGGCGAAGCGCTTGGCCGAGCGTTCCTTGGCCTTCGCGGCCTCGACCTCCCGATCCTTCGGCGGGGCCGAGGTCACGAGGTCGTCGAGCAGGTGACCGGTGAGGTGGGCGATCTCGTCGACGGCTCGCCAGAAGACCTCTTCATTGGCCTTTGACGGCTTGCTGGTCCCGCTGATCTTGCGGACGTACTGCAGGGCGGCGGCGCGGATCTCGTCGTCACCCGCGGCGGGCTCGAAGTTGTGGAGAGTTCGAATGTTCCGGCACATCTGCTCAGGCTAGGCCGGATGTCCCGCCCTGCCCAGAGGCGTGGACGATCGAGCGCGCCGAGGCGGGTCCCGCGCCCACTCCCCGCGCGTCTTTTGCGCTTCCCTCGTGTTGTGGCGCGCGGGAAGTGCCGAAACCCCACGGTCCCGTGGGAAACCGGCAACCCGGGGGACGGCTAGAGGGCGCCGAGGCGGGTGAGGACGTCCCGGACGTGCTTGAGCGCGTTCTTCTCGGCCAGGCCGGTGGTGTCGTCGAAGTAGAGGCCGTCGCCGATGAGCTGGATCGTGCGGGCCAGCGACTCGTCCTTCAGGTGGTCCAGCAGCACCGCGAACCAGCCCTCCCGCAGATCGGCGAGCGCGGCGGACGCACGTGAGTCGTTCTCCTGCGCGATGCGGCCGGCCGCGATGAGGGCGCGATCGAAATCGCTGCCGGAGTTGATCGACGTCGTCAGGTAGAAGTCGACCGGCCCCTTCGCCGCGGTGCGCATCTTCTCGACGTCGGTCTTGCCCTGCTCGCGCAGGCGGGTCAGCATCCCGTCGACGAGATCGTCCTTGCTGTGGAAGTGGTACAGCAGACCGCCCTTGGAGACGTGCGCCTCCGCGGCGACCGCGTCGAGCGTGGCCGATCGGCTCCCTGCGGAGACGAGCAGCGTCTCGAACGCGTCGAGCAGGCGATCTCGGGTGGAGCGTTCCTGGTCCGGCATGGCCCCAGCGTATCGGCGTCGTGACCGGCCGCTGCGCGGAGAGGAATATCACCACCTGCGCGGGCGTTACTGTACCGGCTGGACGGTATAGTCGTTCGGACGACCACACACGGTGAGGAGGACGGCATGACCAGGATCGACAGCACCACGAGCACCACGAGCACGCACAGGGCAGGACCGAAGGAATGGGCTGCGCTCGCCGTCCTCATGCTCCCGGTTCTCATGACCTCGGTGGACAACACCGTGCTGACGTTCGCCCTCCCGGCGATGAGCGTCGACCTGCGGCCGACCGGCACGCAGCTGCTGTGGATCGTGGACGTCTACGCGATCATGCTCGCGGGCCTGCTCATCGCGATGGGCAGCATCGGCGACCGGTTCGGCCGCCGGCGGCTCCTGGTCATCGGCTCGATCGGCTTCGGTGTCGCCTCGCTCCTCGCGGCCTTCAGCCAGAGCCCGGAGATGCTGCTGGTCGCCCGCGTGCTGCAGGGCGTCTTCGGCGCGATGCTCATGCCGTCGACGCTCTCGCTGATCCGCAACGTCTTCCACGACGCGCGTGATCGTCGCATCGCGATCGCGACGTGGGCCGCGATGTTCTCCGGCGGCGCCGCGCTCGGCCCCGTGCTGGGCGGCTGGCTGCTCGGTCACTTCTGGTGGGGCTCGGTCTACTTCATCAACGCACCGATCATCATCGCGTTCGTCCCGCTGGCGCTCCTGCTGCTGCCGGAGTCGCGGGATCCCCGCCCGGGACCGCTCGACCTGCCGTCCATCGGCCTGTCGCTGGCCACGATGCTGCCGCTCGTCTTCGCGATCAAGAACGTCGCGGAGCACGGCCTCACCGACCTGACCCTGACCGCCTTTGCGGTCGGCGTGATCGCGGCGTGGGCGCTCGTGCGGCGGCTGCGGACGACCCCGGCGCCGATGATCGACCTGTCGCTGTTCGGCAACCGGGTCTTCAGCGGTGCGATCCTGGCCAACCTGCTGAGCTTCATGGGGTTCACGGGGTTCCTGTTCCTCGGCGCGCAGCTGCTGCAGCTGGTGCTCGGGCTGTCGGCGATGGACGCGGCCCTGGTGCTGCTGGCCGGCCTCGCTGCGACGGTCGTCGCGGGCTTCGTGGCCGTACGCCTGCTGCGGGTCGTGTCGGCCCGGGTCTTGGTGACCGCGAGCTTCGCGGCGTCCGCGGTCGGCTACGCGATGACGGCGCTCACCGACGTCCCCACCGTCACGACGATCGCGGTGGCGTTCGCCATCATGGGTGTCGGGATCGGCATGGCCGAGACGCTGACCAACGACATCATGCTGTCGAACGTGCCGCCGACCAAGGCCGGAGCGGCGTCCGCGATCTCCGAGACGGCGTACGAGATCGGTGCGGTGCTCGGCACGGCGGTGCTCGGCACGGTGCTCACCTCGACGTACCGCTCGCACCTGACCTACAACGCGGTCGTGCAGTGGGGCGAGCGGGACGGCTCGTTCGAGACGCTGGGCGGCACCCTCGAGGTCGCGAAGTATTACCCCAACATGGTCGGCGAGGGCCTGGTCGACTCGGCGAAGTCCGCATTCGACCTGGGCGTCCAGTACACCTCGGCGGCCGCGATCGTCATCGCCCTGCTCGCCGCCCTCGTCTCCTGGCGCACCCTCAAGAACGCCTGACCCCCGCCCGCCCGCCCGATCCGCGAGTGGCGCAACCTGAAGGTTCTGGGACGGCGTGTCGTCCACTTCTGCGCCACTCGCGGATCGGTTTGCGCCACTCGCGGGTTCAGGAGGCGGGTCGGGAGGCGACGCCCATCGCCCGCGCCCGCGCCCGGGGCACGACAGACTGGACGCATGTCCCTCAAGCACAGCCTGCTCGCCGTCCTCGTGATGGTGATCTGGGGCGCCAACTTCGTGGTGATCGACGAGGGCCTGGACGACGTCCCCCCGCTGTTGTTCCTCGCCATACGGTTCGTGCTGGTCGCGTTCCCGCTCATCTTGTTCATCCCGCGTCCCGAGGCGAGCTGGCGCGTCGTCGTGGCGGTCGGGACGCTCATGAGCCTGGGGCAGTTCAGCTTCCTGTACGTCGCGCTGGACCTCGGGCTCCCGGCCGGGCTCGCCTCGCTGGTCCTGCAGGCGCAGGTGATCTTCACGATCGTCATCGCCGCGGTCGTCCTCAAGGAGAGGCCGACGTCGCGGCAGGCGGTCGGCGCGGTCATCGGCACCGTCGGCCTGGTCGTGGTGATCATCGCCCACGGCGCGTCCTCGCCCGTCGTGCCGGTGCTGGTCATGCTGTGCGCGTCGATGTCGTGGGCGGCGGGCAACGTGGTGGCCCGCAGCGCGGGCGTCGCCTCGGGCCTGTCGCTGGTCGTCTGGTCGGCGCTCGTCGTCCCGGTGCCGGCGCTCCTCATGTCGCTCGCGATCGACGGCGGCCACGAGGTCGGCCACGCCCTGACGCACCTGTCCGGTACGGCGATCGCCTCCACGGCGTACACCGCGATCGGCGCGTCCCTGATCGGCTACGGCATCTGGAACTCGCTGCTCGCCCGCTACCCTGCCGGAGCCGTGGTCCCGTTCGTGCTGCTCGTGCCGGTCATCGGCATCGCCGTCGCGTGGGCCGTCCAGGACGAGGTGCCCACCGTGCTCGAGGTGATCGGCGGGGTGGTCATGCTCGCCGGTGTGGCCGCGGCGACGATCAGCCGGCGTCCTACGCGAGCAGGGACGCCCGTGCCATCGCCGCCAGTCGGGTCCTCATGACCTCGGGGCCGATGCGGGCCGAGTGAGGGGTGGAGTTCAGCAGTCCGAACGTTGCCTGGACGGCGGCCCGCGCCTCGGCGGCGTCGAGGTCGTCCCGCAGCCGGCGCACGACGTCCACCCAGATGTCGATGTACGCGAGCTGCAGCGCGCGCACCTCGCGGCGTCCCTCGACGCCGAGGTTGGCCCACTCCCGCTCCTGGATCACGATGAGCGCAGGATGGCTGAGCGCGAAGTCGATGTGCCACGCGATGAGCGCGTCGAGCGCCTCGGACGGATCCGGTGCGGCCAGCGACCGCGCGCGTCCCTCGGCCAGCAGCTGCTCGCTGATCGAGGTCAGCGCCTGGGTGAGGATGTCGTCCTTGCCCGCGAAGTGCTTGTAGAGGGCCGGACCGGAGATGCCGCACGCGCCGCCGATGTCGTGCATCGAGACCCCGTGGAACCCGCGCTCGGCGAACAGGGTGGCCGCGGTGTCCAGGATCTGCTCGCGCCGGGTCGTCACGGCACCAGTGTAGCGACGTTTGGTTAATGGCTGTTAACCTGCGGTCATGCGCGAACTCGTCGACCAGCTGCGTGACCGTCTCGCCACCGTCCGCGAGGGCGGCAGCCAGGCCACCCGCGAACGCCACGTCGCCCGCGGCAAGCTGCTCCCACGCGACCGCGTCGACCACGTGCTCGACCCGGGCTCGCCGTTCCTGGAGCTCGGGGCCCTCGCGGCGTACGACATGTACGGCGGCGCGGTGCCGAGCGCGGGCATCATCACCGGCATCGGACGCATCAGCGGACGCGAGTGCATGGTCATCGCCAACGACGCCACGGTCAAGGGCGGCACCTACTTCCCGATGACGGTCAAGAAGCACCTGCGCGCGCAGACCGTCGCGCAGGAGAACCGGCTGCCGTGCGTCTATCTCGTGGAGTCCGGCGGCGCGTTCCTGCCGATGCAGGACGAGGTCTTCCCCGACCGCGAGCACTTCGGCCGCATCTTCTACAACCAGGCGCAGATGTCGGCCCAGCGGATCCCGCAGATCTCGGCCGTCCTCGGCTCCAGCACCGCCGGCGGGGCGTACGTCCCGGCGATGAGCGACGAGACCGTCATCGTCAAGGAGCAGGGCACGATCTTCCTGGCCGGCCCGCCGCTCGTGAAGGCCGCGACCGGCGAGGTCGTCACGGCCGAGGCCCTCGGTGGCGGCGACGTGCACGCGCGCACGTCCGGCGTCGTCGACCACCTCGCGGACGACGACGAGCACGCGCTGCAGATCGTCCGCTCGATCGTGGGGACGCTCGAGCGCCCGACCAGCGAGCCGCCGCCGCACGAGCCGGTGCCGCCGCGCGAGGACCCGGCCGAGCTGTACGACGTCGTGCCCGTCGACGGACGCACGCAGTACGACGTCCGCGAGGTCATCCGGCGCATCGTCGACGACTCGCGGCTGCACGAGTTCAAGCCGCTCTACGGCGAGACGCTCGTCTGCGGCTTCGCGCGCATCGAGGGCTATCCGGTCGCGATCCTGGCCAACAACGGCATCCTGTTCAGCGAGTCCGCGCTCAAGGGCGCCCACTTCGTCGAGCTGGCCAACCAGCGCGGCATCCCGCTCGTCTTCCTGCAGAACATCACCGGCTTCATGGTCGGCCAGGAGTACGAGAACCGGGGCATCGCCAAGGACGGCGCCAAGCTCGTCACCGCGGTCGCGTCCTCGGTCGTGCCGAAGTTCACGGTCGTCATCGGCGGCTCGTACGGAGCGGGCAACTACGGCATGTGCGGGCGCGCGTACGATCCGCGCTTCCTGTGGATGTGGCCCAACGCCAAGATCTCGGTGATGGGCGGCGAGCAGGCGTCCGCGGTGCTCGCGACCGTCAAGCGCGACGGCATGGAGTCTCGCGGCGAGGAGTGGTCGGCCGAGGACGAGGAGCAGTTCCGCGCGCCGATCCGTGAGCAGTTCGAGTCCCAGGGCTCGCCCTACTACTCCAGCGCCCGGCTGTGGGACGACGGGATCATCGACCCCCTCGACACCCGCCGCGTCCTCGCGATGGGACTGCAGGTGGCCACCGCCGGCCCGACCCCCGAGCCCCGCTTCGGGCTCTTCAGGATGTGACATGACCTTCTCCTCAGTCCTCATCGCCAACCGCGGCGAGATCGCCCTGCGGGTCATCCGCGCGTGCCGCGAGGCGGGCCTGCGCAGCATCGCGGTCCACTCCGACGCCGATGCCGACGCGCCCCACGTACGCGCCGCGGACGCGGCCGTCCACATCGGGCCGACGCCGGCCACCGAGTCGTACCTCGACATCGACCGGGTGATCGACGCCGCCCGGAGCAGCGGCGCGGAGGCGATCCACCCCGGCTACGGCTTCTTGTCCGAGCGGGCTGCGTTCGCCCGCGCCGTCCGGGACGCGGGGCTGGTCTTCATCGGCCCGACCCCCGAGGTCATGGAGGCCATGGGCCGCAAGGACCACGCGCGCGAGATCGCGGAGCGGGCCGGCGTGCCGGTCACCCCGCGGTTCGACGAGGACGCCGTGCCCGCCGACGCGTACCCCGTGCTGGTCAAGGCCGCGGCGGGCGGCGGTGGCAAGGGCATGCACGTCGTACGCTCCGCGGACCAGCTCGCCGAGGCGCTCACGACCGCGCGGCGGGAGGCGGCCGCGGCGTTCGGCGACGACACGCTCCTGATCGAGCGCTACGTCGAGCACGGCCGGCACGTCGAGGTGCAGGTCTTCGGCGACACGCAGGGCCACGTCGTGCACCTGTTCGAGCGCGACTGCTCCGCGCAGCGCCGCCACCAGAAGGTCGTCGAGGAGGCGC contains these protein-coding regions:
- a CDS encoding mycothiol transferase — encoded protein: MSTSADLLEDAFGRIGEGVELVLDELTPQQLAHRITPDANTIAWLVWHLLRVQDDHVSDAAGTDQVWTSAGWHKRLGLPFDASDTGYGHSRDEVGAVTTTPELLVGYARAVTAATQAYVTSLSDDDLDRVVDESWDPPVTLGVRLVSVIEDDLKHLGQAEYVKGLL
- a CDS encoding DUF4235 domain-containing protein, giving the protein MPAKNKPSTSAKILYRPVGLVSSIVGGLIASMLFKQIWKRVSAGEGADPPGPLESEYDFKEILVAAVLQGAIYAVVKAVIQRQGAKGFERATGEWPGS
- a CDS encoding type 1 glutamine amidotransferase domain-containing protein, with the protein product MGALTGKKIAFLTSQVGVEKAELTSPWQAVLDAGGTPSLIAPATEPVQSMVGDVDKDETFDPDLTVAQASSDDFDALILPGGTVNADKVRGDADSVALVKAFVDAGKPIAAICHGPWALVEAGVLGGKTLTSFPSLRTDITNAGGTWVDETVFHCTASGWDLITSRNPDDLDAFNSTLTDVFSKA
- a CDS encoding WhiB family transcriptional regulator, producing the protein MVNVNRLPGPMMDAYEWQYQGVCMGVDSSVFFSPEAERGAKRERREKAAKQLCMRCPVIEQCREHALRVREPYGVWGGMTEGERAAVVRQEKIAS
- a CDS encoding crotonase/enoyl-CoA hydratase family protein is translated as MTTTARPNAAPGESRVITEIDGPVAYVSLNRPDKLNGVDLDTIDELIAAATALKENREIRAVVLQGRGRSFCAGLDFASAFTDKKRVARYFLAGPRLVNRFQRVNQVWRELPVPVIAVVQGHCYGAGLQLAACADFRFTTPDATWSILEAKWGLVPDMAGTVPFSELLPADVLMRLAMTGEQLTGERAVELGLATEVADDPLAAALALVEQIAQRSPDSVAATKRLVYGTRRGSLRATYRLERRLQSAMFKARNTAIARKAGAAKEAPVFGPRTFG
- a CDS encoding class I SAM-dependent methyltransferase, which encodes MTDENPQQAHDSSAPKKVANQYERDYDYTKYWDNRDYENGAEQIAIRRLLKGNHYRKAADIGGGFGRLCLLLRTFADEVTLAEPAASQLEAAKKVLAGTDIKQVQMQADDLKFADGELDLVTMVRVMHHIPEPSAEFAEISRVLAPGGTAIIEVANYGHFKNRLRHKKEGTPLPTEPVDIRQTKADEPDAIAFVNHNIDTVVGQLAAAGLTLESKLSVSNLRSQKLKKALPKSVMLAAERISQKRLARNNFGPSIFLKLRKA
- a CDS encoding DUF2277 domain-containing protein, which encodes MCRNIRTLHNFEPAAGDDEIRAAALQYVRKISGTSKPSKANEEVFWRAVDEIAHLTGHLLDDLVTSAPPKDREVEAAKAKERSAKRFATT
- a CDS encoding TetR/AcrR family transcriptional regulator, whose protein sequence is MPDQERSTRDRLLDAFETLLVSAGSRSATLDAVAAEAHVSKGGLLYHFHSKDDLVDGMLTRLREQGKTDVEKMRTAAKGPVDFYLTTSINSGSDFDRALIAAGRIAQENDSRASAALADLREGWFAVLLDHLKDESLARTIQLIGDGLYFDDTTGLAEKNALKHVRDVLTRLGAL
- a CDS encoding MFS transporter; amino-acid sequence: MTRIDSTTSTTSTHRAGPKEWAALAVLMLPVLMTSVDNTVLTFALPAMSVDLRPTGTQLLWIVDVYAIMLAGLLIAMGSIGDRFGRRRLLVIGSIGFGVASLLAAFSQSPEMLLVARVLQGVFGAMLMPSTLSLIRNVFHDARDRRIAIATWAAMFSGGAALGPVLGGWLLGHFWWGSVYFINAPIIIAFVPLALLLLPESRDPRPGPLDLPSIGLSLATMLPLVFAIKNVAEHGLTDLTLTAFAVGVIAAWALVRRLRTTPAPMIDLSLFGNRVFSGAILANLLSFMGFTGFLFLGAQLLQLVLGLSAMDAALVLLAGLAATVVAGFVAVRLLRVVSARVLVTASFAASAVGYAMTALTDVPTVTTIAVAFAIMGVGIGMAETLTNDIMLSNVPPTKAGAASAISETAYEIGAVLGTAVLGTVLTSTYRSHLTYNAVVQWGERDGSFETLGGTLEVAKYYPNMVGEGLVDSAKSAFDLGVQYTSAAAIVIALLAALVSWRTLKNA
- a CDS encoding EamA family transporter → MSLKHSLLAVLVMVIWGANFVVIDEGLDDVPPLLFLAIRFVLVAFPLILFIPRPEASWRVVVAVGTLMSLGQFSFLYVALDLGLPAGLASLVLQAQVIFTIVIAAVVLKERPTSRQAVGAVIGTVGLVVVIIAHGASSPVVPVLVMLCASMSWAAGNVVARSAGVASGLSLVVWSALVVPVPALLMSLAIDGGHEVGHALTHLSGTAIASTAYTAIGASLIGYGIWNSLLARYPAGAVVPFVLLVPVIGIAVAWAVQDEVPTVLEVIGGVVMLAGVAAATISRRPTRAGTPVPSPPVGSS
- a CDS encoding TetR/AcrR family transcriptional regulator, encoding MTTRREQILDTAATLFAERGFHGVSMHDIGGACGISGPALYKHFAGKDDILTQALTSISEQLLAEGRARSLAAPDPSEALDALIAWHIDFALSHPALIVIQEREWANLGVEGRREVRALQLAYIDIWVDVVRRLRDDLDAAEARAAVQATFGLLNSTPHSARIGPEVMRTRLAAMARASLLA
- a CDS encoding carboxyl transferase domain-containing protein; this translates as MRELVDQLRDRLATVREGGSQATRERHVARGKLLPRDRVDHVLDPGSPFLELGALAAYDMYGGAVPSAGIITGIGRISGRECMVIANDATVKGGTYFPMTVKKHLRAQTVAQENRLPCVYLVESGGAFLPMQDEVFPDREHFGRIFYNQAQMSAQRIPQISAVLGSSTAGGAYVPAMSDETVIVKEQGTIFLAGPPLVKAATGEVVTAEALGGGDVHARTSGVVDHLADDDEHALQIVRSIVGTLERPTSEPPPHEPVPPREDPAELYDVVPVDGRTQYDVREVIRRIVDDSRLHEFKPLYGETLVCGFARIEGYPVAILANNGILFSESALKGAHFVELANQRGIPLVFLQNITGFMVGQEYENRGIAKDGAKLVTAVASSVVPKFTVVIGGSYGAGNYGMCGRAYDPRFLWMWPNAKISVMGGEQASAVLATVKRDGMESRGEEWSAEDEEQFRAPIREQFESQGSPYYSSARLWDDGIIDPLDTRRVLAMGLQVATAGPTPEPRFGLFRM